A region from the Rhodamnia argentea isolate NSW1041297 chromosome 7, ASM2092103v1, whole genome shotgun sequence genome encodes:
- the LOC115737726 gene encoding probable sugar phosphate/phosphate translocator At3g10290, translating to MSSSKKQALFIASLITLWYSSNIGVILLNKFLLSNYGFRFPIFLTMCHMSACAAFSYVSIVFLKLVPLQLIKSRPQFIKIATLSVVFCASVVGGNVSLRYLPVSFNQAVGATTPFFTAVFAYLMTFKREAWVTYAALVPVVTGVVIASGGEPSFHLFGFIMCISATAARAFKSVLQGVLLSSEGEKLNSMNLLLYMSPIAVLVLLPSTLIMEPNVLEATLSLGREHKFMWLLLLINSATAYAANLTNFLVTKHTSALTLQVLGNAKGAVAVVISILLFRNPVTVMGIGGYVITVLGVVAYGEAKRRFK from the exons ATGTCGTCCTCGAAAAAGCAAGCCCTTTTCATAGCTTCCCTGATCACGCTGTGGTACTCGTCCAACATCGGCGTCATCCTCCTCAACAAGTTCTTGCTCTCCAACTATGGCTTCCGGTTCCCAATCTTCCTCACAATGTGCCACATGTCCGCCTGCGCGGCCTTCAGCTACGTCTCCATAGTCTTCCTGAAGCTTGTTCCGCTCCAGTTGATCAAATCCAGGCCTCAGTTCATCAAGATTGCGACTCTGAGCGTGGTCTTCTGTGCGTCGGTGGTGGGTGGTAATGTGTCGCTGCGGTACCTCCCGGTGTCGTTCAATCAGGCGGTGGGCGCGACGACGCCCTTTTTCACGGCGGTGTTCGCGTACCTGATGACGTTCAAGAGGGAGGCTTGGGTCACTTATGCGGCCCTTGTGCCGGTTGTCACCGGCGTTGTAATTGCCAGTGGG GGGGAGCCAAGTTTTCACTTGTTTGGGTTCATCATGTGCATCAGTGCCACTGCTGCAAGGGCATTTAAGTCTGTACTTCAGGGTGTCCTACTTTCCTCTGAGGG GGAAAAACTGAATTCAATGAACCTGCTGCTGTACATGTCACCAATAGCGGTATTAGTCTTGCTGCCGTCAACTCTCATAATGGAGCCAAATGTCTTAGAGGCCACCTTATCGCTCGGGAGAGAACACAAATTCATGTGGCTGCTTCTTTTAATTAATTCAGCCACTGCCTATGCAGCCAACTTAACTAACTTTCTGGTGACCAAACATACAAGTGCCCTCACACTCCAG GTACTTGGAAATGCAAAGGGTGCTGTTGCTGTTGTGATCTCTATACTCTTGTTCAGAAATCCCGTGACAGTGATGGGCATCGGCGGATACGTGATAACAGTATTGGGGGTAGTTGCATATGGAGAAGCAAAACGGAGATTCAAGTGA
- the LOC115737720 gene encoding disease resistance protein RGA2-like isoform X2, protein MASSVLYGFTGRVLQKLGSLALQEDALVDGGMEAELRKLQYALASIKGVLLDAEEKQGHNRKLRAWLEQLKDVLYDVEDLLDDVQCEALRKKLNGQRRKHGKVRYFFSCSSPFTFNLKMGKKICEIGGRLKQMVGEIEGFGLSKRTCDVGGVGVRVREMKPNLVRGFDPIIGRDADKDKIIELLMQQDPPRDGANLSMIPIVGIGGSGKTALASLVFNDARVREDFDLTIWVSMPDDFDVRLVVERIIQCKLGPNLNNLDYPQLQTLLRGVVSRCKLLLVLDDVRKMSCAGWDHLRSHLAEAANGTKVIVTTRDAKVPVITSSLLAYNLQGLSHEDSISLFKTWAFDQNEREVNPRLLQIGDEIVGRCRGVPLALKMLGGLLYSKDDERFWELVRDSDMCRSIQTEEDLLRILNLCYTYLPSHLKQCFALCSVFRRGHIIVDLDMAYFWAACGLITSSNDNRTPEDVCNKYLKELWSRSFFQEAWQSGPSLSFKMHDLLYDLALSVSTEQIDCSMLSHSSQRIPERTRHVSLLQTASSGQFKENEASPFSSKLKSNRVRLINCESQDAFNTRDVDSMSKCNYLRFMHFSYSSFEELPSSIGKLKHLTALSLGVNGHIKKLPDAICTLHGLLFLSVSGCSGLEELPQDMDRMINLRSLLLTTKQKSLLKSGIHRMKSLRYLLICNCGSLEVLFAGTVCLNNLLSLTIENCPQLVSLPLGELTALESLRIAGCDKFMLTQLEDNGPDLFPKLRFFTVVASPRLVHLPQWLLASADTLEELCIIDCINLTALPEWLQDLKHLIKLHIFGCPRLSSMQGVDLLTTLQELRIACCPELSKKCQVEDGELWPEVSHVPFIKVDWKVIQPNDHESWKMADE, encoded by the exons ATGGCGAGTTCAGTGCTGTATGGCTTCACCGGGAGAGTCCTGCAGAAGCTGGGCTCTCTCGCGCTTCAAGAAGATGCCTTGGTCGATGGTGGCATGGAAGCCGAGCTGAGGAAGCTTCAATACGCTCTGGCTTCCATTAAAGGGGTGCTCTTGGATGCTGAAGAGAAACAGGGGCACAACCGCAAGCTCCGAGCGTGGTTAGAGCAGCTTAAAGATGTCTTGTACGATGTCGAGGACTTGCTTGATGATGTCCAGTGTGAAGCCCTGAGGAAGAAGCTGAACGGTCAACGGCGGAAACATGGCAAGGTGCGctacttcttttcttgttctagtcCCTTCACGTTCAATCTGAAAATGGGCAAGAAGATCTGTGAGATAGGAGGAAGATTGAAGCAGATGGTTGGTGAGATCGAGGGGTTCGGTCTCAGCAAGCGAACCTGTGATGTTGGTGGAGTCGGAGTGAGGGTGAGAGAGATGAAACCAAACTTGGTGAGAGGATTTGATCCCATCATTGGGAGGGATGCTGATAAAGATAAGATAATTGAACTCTTGATGCAGCAAGATCCGCCTAGAGATGGTGCGAACCTGTCCATGATTCCCATTGTCGGGATCGGAGGTTCAGGCAAGACTGCACTTGCTAGTTTGGTGTTCAATGATGCTAGAGTGCGAGAAGactttgatttgacaatttggGTGAGCATGCCTGATGATTTCGATGTGAGGCTTGTCGTGGAAAGGATCATCCAGTGTAAACTCGGGCCAAATTTGAACAACTTGGACTATCCCCAGTTGCAGACTCTTCTGAGGGGCGTTGTAAGTCGCTGCAAGCTCTTACTGGTCCTGGATGATGTGCGGAAAATGAGCTGTGCTGGCTGGGATCATTTGAGGTCTCATTTGGCCGAAGCTGCCAATGGAACCAAGGTTATTGTGACCACTCGAGATGCGAAAGTACCTGTCATCACAAGTTCCCTACTGGCGTACAACTTACAGGGCCTTTCGCATGAAGACTCCATATCCTTGTTCAAGACATGGGCATTTGACCAAAACGAACGGGAAGTAAACCCGCGTCTCCTCCAGATCGGGGATGAAATTGTAGGAAGATGCAGGGGAGTCCCTTTGGCCCTGAAGATGTTGGGCGGCCTACTCTACTCGAAGGACGACGAACGATTTTGGGAACTGGTGAGAGACAGTGATATGTGTAGATCCATACAGACAGAAGAGGACCTTCTACGCATCCTGAATCTGTGTTACACCTATTTGCCATCCCACTTGAAACAATGTTTTGCCTTGTGTTCAGTTTTTCGTAGAGGCCACATCATCGTTGATTTAGATATGGCTTATTTTTGGGCAGCGTGTGGGCTCATTACATCATCGAATGATAACCGAACTCCTGAGGACGTCTGTAACAAGTACTTGAAAGAGTTGTGGTCCAGATCCTTCTTCCAAGAAGCCTGGCAGAGCggtccatctctctcttttaaaaTGCATGATTTACTTTACGATCTTGCGTTGTCAGTGTCAACGGAACAAATTGATTGCTCCATGCTTAGTCATAGTTCCCAGAGAATTCCGGAGAGAACTCGACATGTTTCCTTATTGCAAACTGCTTCGTCAGGGCAATTCAAAGAGAACGAAGCCTCACCATTCTCGAGCAAGTTAAAGTCAAAcagagtgagattgattaacTGTGAGTCCCAGGACGCGTTCAATACAAGAGATGTTGACAGCATGTCCAAGTGCAACTACTTGAGGTTTATGCACTTCTCCTATTCCAGCTTCGAAGAGTTACCAAGTTCCATAGGCAAGTTAAAGCATCTGACAGCGCTTAGCCTAGGAGTTAATGGTCACATTAAGAAACTGCCGGATGCTATCTGTACGCTACATGGTTTACTGTTTTTATCTGTCTCCGGGTGCTCAGGACTAGAGGAATTGCCTCAAGACATGGATAGGATGATCAACCTTAGATCTCTGTTGTTGACCACGAAGCAGAAAAGCCTACTCAAGAGTGGAATTCATCGCATGAAGTCTTTGAGGTACTTGCTGATCTGTAATTGTGGAAGTCTAGAAGTGTTGTTTGCAGGCACAGTATGTTTGAACAACCTCCTATCTTTGACAATAGAGAATTGTCCACAATTGGTGTCTCTGCCGCTGGGTGAACTGACTGCATTGGAGTCATTGAGGATTGCAGGTTGTGACAAGTTCATGTTGACTCAGCTCGAGGATAACGGACCAGACCTCTTCCCAAAGCTTCGTTTCTTCACGGTTGTGGCTTCACCACGATTGGTGCACTTGCCGCAGTGGCTTCTGGCCTCTGCTGACACCTTAGAGGAGTTGTGCATTATTGACTGCATAAACTTGACGGCTCTACCTGAGTGGCTGCAAGATCTTAAACATCTCATAAAGCTTCATATCTTTGGGTGTCCTCGATTGTCATCGATGCAAGGAGTGGATTTGCTCACTACACTCCAAGAGTTGCGCATTGCATGTTGCCCtgaattgagcaaaaaatgtcAGGTGGAAGATGGTGAGCTTTGGCCTGAGGTTTCTCATGTGCCTTTCATTAAGGTTGACTGGAAAGTGATCCAACCAAATGATCATGAG AGTTGGAAGATGGCGGACGAGTAG
- the LOC115737720 gene encoding disease resistance protein RGA2-like isoform X1, with protein sequence MASSVLYGFTGRVLQKLGSLALQEDALVDGGMEAELRKLQYALASIKGVLLDAEEKQGHNRKLRAWLEQLKDVLYDVEDLLDDVQCEALRKKLNGQRRKHGKVRYFFSCSSPFTFNLKMGKKICEIGGRLKQMVGEIEGFGLSKRTCDVGGVGVRVREMKPNLVRGFDPIIGRDADKDKIIELLMQQDPPRDGANLSMIPIVGIGGSGKTALASLVFNDARVREDFDLTIWVSMPDDFDVRLVVERIIQCKLGPNLNNLDYPQLQTLLRGVVSRCKLLLVLDDVRKMSCAGWDHLRSHLAEAANGTKVIVTTRDAKVPVITSSLLAYNLQGLSHEDSISLFKTWAFDQNEREVNPRLLQIGDEIVGRCRGVPLALKMLGGLLYSKDDERFWELVRDSDMCRSIQTEEDLLRILNLCYTYLPSHLKQCFALCSVFRRGHIIVDLDMAYFWAACGLITSSNDNRTPEDVCNKYLKELWSRSFFQEAWQSGPSLSFKMHDLLYDLALSVSTEQIDCSMLSHSSQRIPERTRHVSLLQTASSGQFKENEASPFSSKLKSNRVRLINCESQDAFNTRDVDSMSKCNYLRFMHFSYSSFEELPSSIGKLKHLTALSLGVNGHIKKLPDAICTLHGLLFLSVSGCSGLEELPQDMDRMINLRSLLLTTKQKSLLKSGIHRMKSLRYLLICNCGSLEVLFAGTVCLNNLLSLTIENCPQLVSLPLGELTALESLRIAGCDKFMLTQLEDNGPDLFPKLRFFTVVASPRLVHLPQWLLASADTLEELCIIDCINLTALPEWLQDLKHLIKLHIFGCPRLSSMQGVDLLTTLQELRIACCPELSKKCQVEDGELWPEVSHVPFIKVDWKVIQPNDHEAVCIVCLKASGKRLLSISRSSYIC encoded by the coding sequence ATGGCGAGTTCAGTGCTGTATGGCTTCACCGGGAGAGTCCTGCAGAAGCTGGGCTCTCTCGCGCTTCAAGAAGATGCCTTGGTCGATGGTGGCATGGAAGCCGAGCTGAGGAAGCTTCAATACGCTCTGGCTTCCATTAAAGGGGTGCTCTTGGATGCTGAAGAGAAACAGGGGCACAACCGCAAGCTCCGAGCGTGGTTAGAGCAGCTTAAAGATGTCTTGTACGATGTCGAGGACTTGCTTGATGATGTCCAGTGTGAAGCCCTGAGGAAGAAGCTGAACGGTCAACGGCGGAAACATGGCAAGGTGCGctacttcttttcttgttctagtcCCTTCACGTTCAATCTGAAAATGGGCAAGAAGATCTGTGAGATAGGAGGAAGATTGAAGCAGATGGTTGGTGAGATCGAGGGGTTCGGTCTCAGCAAGCGAACCTGTGATGTTGGTGGAGTCGGAGTGAGGGTGAGAGAGATGAAACCAAACTTGGTGAGAGGATTTGATCCCATCATTGGGAGGGATGCTGATAAAGATAAGATAATTGAACTCTTGATGCAGCAAGATCCGCCTAGAGATGGTGCGAACCTGTCCATGATTCCCATTGTCGGGATCGGAGGTTCAGGCAAGACTGCACTTGCTAGTTTGGTGTTCAATGATGCTAGAGTGCGAGAAGactttgatttgacaatttggGTGAGCATGCCTGATGATTTCGATGTGAGGCTTGTCGTGGAAAGGATCATCCAGTGTAAACTCGGGCCAAATTTGAACAACTTGGACTATCCCCAGTTGCAGACTCTTCTGAGGGGCGTTGTAAGTCGCTGCAAGCTCTTACTGGTCCTGGATGATGTGCGGAAAATGAGCTGTGCTGGCTGGGATCATTTGAGGTCTCATTTGGCCGAAGCTGCCAATGGAACCAAGGTTATTGTGACCACTCGAGATGCGAAAGTACCTGTCATCACAAGTTCCCTACTGGCGTACAACTTACAGGGCCTTTCGCATGAAGACTCCATATCCTTGTTCAAGACATGGGCATTTGACCAAAACGAACGGGAAGTAAACCCGCGTCTCCTCCAGATCGGGGATGAAATTGTAGGAAGATGCAGGGGAGTCCCTTTGGCCCTGAAGATGTTGGGCGGCCTACTCTACTCGAAGGACGACGAACGATTTTGGGAACTGGTGAGAGACAGTGATATGTGTAGATCCATACAGACAGAAGAGGACCTTCTACGCATCCTGAATCTGTGTTACACCTATTTGCCATCCCACTTGAAACAATGTTTTGCCTTGTGTTCAGTTTTTCGTAGAGGCCACATCATCGTTGATTTAGATATGGCTTATTTTTGGGCAGCGTGTGGGCTCATTACATCATCGAATGATAACCGAACTCCTGAGGACGTCTGTAACAAGTACTTGAAAGAGTTGTGGTCCAGATCCTTCTTCCAAGAAGCCTGGCAGAGCggtccatctctctcttttaaaaTGCATGATTTACTTTACGATCTTGCGTTGTCAGTGTCAACGGAACAAATTGATTGCTCCATGCTTAGTCATAGTTCCCAGAGAATTCCGGAGAGAACTCGACATGTTTCCTTATTGCAAACTGCTTCGTCAGGGCAATTCAAAGAGAACGAAGCCTCACCATTCTCGAGCAAGTTAAAGTCAAAcagagtgagattgattaacTGTGAGTCCCAGGACGCGTTCAATACAAGAGATGTTGACAGCATGTCCAAGTGCAACTACTTGAGGTTTATGCACTTCTCCTATTCCAGCTTCGAAGAGTTACCAAGTTCCATAGGCAAGTTAAAGCATCTGACAGCGCTTAGCCTAGGAGTTAATGGTCACATTAAGAAACTGCCGGATGCTATCTGTACGCTACATGGTTTACTGTTTTTATCTGTCTCCGGGTGCTCAGGACTAGAGGAATTGCCTCAAGACATGGATAGGATGATCAACCTTAGATCTCTGTTGTTGACCACGAAGCAGAAAAGCCTACTCAAGAGTGGAATTCATCGCATGAAGTCTTTGAGGTACTTGCTGATCTGTAATTGTGGAAGTCTAGAAGTGTTGTTTGCAGGCACAGTATGTTTGAACAACCTCCTATCTTTGACAATAGAGAATTGTCCACAATTGGTGTCTCTGCCGCTGGGTGAACTGACTGCATTGGAGTCATTGAGGATTGCAGGTTGTGACAAGTTCATGTTGACTCAGCTCGAGGATAACGGACCAGACCTCTTCCCAAAGCTTCGTTTCTTCACGGTTGTGGCTTCACCACGATTGGTGCACTTGCCGCAGTGGCTTCTGGCCTCTGCTGACACCTTAGAGGAGTTGTGCATTATTGACTGCATAAACTTGACGGCTCTACCTGAGTGGCTGCAAGATCTTAAACATCTCATAAAGCTTCATATCTTTGGGTGTCCTCGATTGTCATCGATGCAAGGAGTGGATTTGCTCACTACACTCCAAGAGTTGCGCATTGCATGTTGCCCtgaattgagcaaaaaatgtcAGGTGGAAGATGGTGAGCTTTGGCCTGAGGTTTCTCATGTGCCTTTCATTAAGGTTGACTGGAAAGTGATCCAACCAAATGATCATGAG